The region GGCTTTGCTGATTCGACGCTAAAACAAGTGAACTCTGCCACAATTAGATCATTTCATCGATGAATGTGAAAATAGTCGGAAATTTGATGTAGAAATTGCTTTATTTAAAAATCGGTAGAAAATATACAGGGTTTTACGGAAATACAGAGTATTGTACATTAATCCTATAGAATATTCTTGATAAAACAGCAGACTAGGATTTCTATGCCTGGTCAGACAACGTTTCACTgcgtaaaaataattataattacagaATACAGCTCAACAATTTCTGTGACTTTGAGATACGTTTCACCAATATATGTAATAGCCATCTTTGGTTTTAAGGATTTACGCAAAAGTATTTTGAATACTGCATGCCATATCCCTAAATTACAAATATCTTAAATCAAAATCTTATCCTAATTAAAAACCTATGTGGAATCTGTCCTAAACCTTAGAGGTATATGTAGAATCGAAAATACCTTTACGTATATCATTGAAACTAAGGCCAAGCGGCGGTTGCATGTATTGGTGAAATCATCGAGGACCTTGACCCTGACATAATTTCAAATTGTTGAAATTCGCCGGGCGTATCATGTTCTATATATATCGAGAACACGCGATTGGACAATCTGAATGCGAAAATCAGGGTGAAAGCCGAGGAATCCAAGAATGCACCCTTCTGTGTCGTCCTAAATTGCACCTTGGTGACAGAAGCGCGAATAACGCCAAAACAGCACCTAGTAAGGAAACTCCACACAAAGCACCGGCCGTGACATCGTGGAGAGGGGTGCCAGATTTAGGGGATTTGGCAGCAAGTAGCAAAAGTCCTGCACAGCTCAATGCCGATAATCCTGCAAGCCCGAGTCCTGTCCAAGTCTTTCGTAGCGTCCTACAGGCGCCAGCTAAGGCACAGCAGACGCCGCAACCCGCGGCACTGTCGTAATAATATCTGCAAATGAACGTCAACGTTTAGCACTTGACAATATTTACGACATTTTCGATATGCAGTGGCTATAGAAAGTCTTTCAACGCCATTGTATTTATATACCAGCATTTAGATGTTACTTAATTAGGTTCAAGCGCATTAAGTAGCGTATAGTTAAGCGATACTTTCGTATGACtagaaaaatttgatactaCGAAGGTGAAATGTAGAACTCGAGAAGAAGTcgcttcattggaaaataaggatATGTGAAAACACTTTTGTAACTTGGGATTTATTGCCCGTGCGTAATTACCTTCTTCCCTGCGTCCAAGACAAGTACAGGGCCAAACCGCACGTTAAGATACCAACCAAAACTAATAAGAGCGGCGCGTTTTTTCTGTCGTTTTTCTCCAAGCCGCTGGCCAAGGTTGTATTTGCGTCACTGTTGGGTGGTGACAGTGGCGGTACCTGTATAAATAAACCACAGGATCGTGTTATTCTCTATTACGTGGTTACGTAATCGGTAACGTATTTTACTCACCACCGCGGTTCTAGCAATAAAAGCACTTTCTACGCTTTGGTATCCATTCCTTTTCTGTCCTGTAGGTATCACTTGATACCTAGGTGAACCGGACACCATCGGCATAGATTCTGGTCCATTTTCCACGTACGCGTAACGAGGCGGTGGATCACCGTGACCTATCGTGACAAGGTCGATCGGTGCCGTGCTAACGTATCGTAGTCTTCCACAGTTGCTGGCCGGACAGAGTTCCTGTTGTCGAGTCGGGTTTTCCAATAACGGTAGACATCTTCGTGCCGATGGCTCTTTGTTGGGGGTGGATGTTTGAGGTCTCGTTGAGAACGTACGATTCTGTGGAGTTCCTTGAGGCGTGCAACGGGTAGGACTGAACGTTCGACCTACGTTTCCATGGAatgcaaatttatttatatctacAGCTATTGATAAGAAAAACTAGTGATCTTTTAAGACGCGGTCGTGCGAAATGAATAGTTATCAAAGGTATGCGTACCAGTCGGGGAACCACCTGGTGTGAGTGCTCTTCTTTGTGGCGTACCGGTTTGATTGAACGACTGTTGTCTCTTCGGAGATAGAGTCCTCTCCTCGGACCTGGATCGAGGCTTCCTCGGAGTAGTCAATATCTCGTGCAGTTTTTGCGTGGCCAAGTTATTTCTCGGGGAAACCGACAGCTCCTGGGCGTTTCGTTCCGGTAGAGCTGGCGGGTCTTCTTCTTGCAAAGGCACTCTGGTATAACGACCTAATAACACGTGTTGCTATTTTATTGCCATGGCCGCGAGAAAATTGCAATAGGATTTCGAGGCTTCGTACGCCTGTTAATCTCGCCGAACTTACCTTGTGGCGTGTTAATATGACTCCGCACCGACGACACGTGCTTTGCGCTGTTCCACTCGATTTCTTCGTCCTGGTAATCCTGATCACCCGGTACAACGGCGTATCTGCCGCCGTTGTTCCGACAACTTTGCATCTGCAGTTCCCTCCCATCGTCTTGGTTGGTCACCGGTGCAGAACGTTGTTGCACCTGCTGGTGTGGAATGAACTCGTACCTCAAAGAACCCCTCCTCTGTATCTGATCCCTCTGCTCGTCCTGTATGTACTCGTACCTTGACCTTTGGCTGTATATCGCGCGGTGTCCCTCCACCGGAACGCTTCCATATCTTCGATGCGCAGCACCGCTGTTATTCTCGAGGTAACAATATCTGTTGTCTTTACCGTTGCTGTTTTCGATTCTACCCTCGGTAGGTTCTTGAAACGCAGGGTTACTTTGACCTATGTTGCATTGCAATTGCAATGGCGGAGGTGGAGGTGGTAAATCGTCACTACTTTGAAATTGAGGTGGTGGTGGTAGGTCATCGGAATGATCCTCGGGTATGTATTCCGATTGGCGGCAAAACGAGGGGTTCGTGTAACAATGCACAGGAGCTAGTTCCGTTATTTGATCCAtcattttattctttctaaGTTGCAACTTTGCTTGGTGCTCGTTTCACTTAGTTTCACGAGGCACGCTATCTTCAACAATCCGCGTGCGACACTGGATGTGAACGAACGAATATTTATTGAGACGCGTGCAACGATCGTCACGCTCATTTAGTATTTTTAGTAGCTGTTGTTTACTGTTTGTACATAAACCGGAGGATTATATCCTCCGATTTACGATTGCCTTCTTCGACCGACGATAATCAGGAAAGCGCTGCTGACGTAGGTAGGCGATGTCCAAGTTTCCAGGGAGAATGTTACTATTGGCCTAGGTGGTGTGACAATGTCTCGGAACGGGATAAGGTTTGCGCTGctcattttcttctttcaatttgtTTCTCTTTGCTTTCACGATTTAAGACACCTCAATCTTCAATCTTTCTTAACCATTtctgtttaatattcataaaaacAGTAAGAAATAGTTTGTCCAAAGTTTCCTTCGTAACGGTAAAAAAGTTTGTTCGTAACTTGTTCGGAAAGTCGACGACTCCGTTGAACAAAGTCCAATGGTAAAATCCGTTCGATCCGTACGCTACGGTTGCTTCCAACGAACTGCCACATGAGTTCCCTCAAGAGCAGATGCGTACTATACGAAGGGCGTTTCTTCGACCGTTTCCATCATACACACAACACAGACGTGTATGCGTGCTACGTATTACCTGAGGGGTTGTCAGAGGGTTCACATAATGCGAACCTGGTGTCGCATCACAGGGTGGGGACTCTGACGCCTATAGTTCCTTCTAACGTTTTCTGTGTTGCTACTACCCCCGATAATGTGTTGCGGAATTTATCCGACCTTTCCACCTCTACCGcgacatttaaattttaaataccgctctatattttaatttcggCGGTTTAAAAATCAAATTCTTCGATCCTTTCCCTTCGGATGCATTTCACAAAATATGTATATGGTGTAACTTCTATGAACATTACTTTATGCACATCTTCACTAGCACCGCAATGAGGtaatatcatttttttattGATTACGTTCCAAACCAATCCTGAAATgtatatagaggttgcaagtTATTTACTGTGAACACATGAACGGTGATCCACGTACGTAGGATTTTTACCAAACTATTAATTTCTTGGCTTATTAACAGGTAATTACATATCAGGTAATTTCGATGATTTCTATGAAGTGCAGTCTTGCAGTAaatattttctaacttttaTACATTACtgtatgtagaattatgttaaTCCTTTAAGGTACCTATATATCGTAAGAGATTACAAAAAATAATATCATTCGTGGAACGAAGCAGTTACTTATCATTGACCGTTTGTTGAATCGAAGTTTGAGTCTTTCTTGTTAAACCGAGCTTTTTGTTTTCTTAGAAATAGAATATTTGTTGTAAACGTATATAAGACATACGGCGAATTCATCACGTGAACATCATGAGAGAACTTCAGCCGAGGTTACTATAGATAATTTTCTGGGCAGCTGCTGCGACCGTTGAGACGCGTGCCCCAATCGTAACAGCTGCTCCAACACAAACGCGTATCGCTCACAAACACGCTCTTTATCTTTCACTCTTCATGCACCAAATACACTGTTAGCTCATACGTACTACCGAGCGTCATGTTAACGGCCGAAAAGTCATTTCAAGGAATAGGGAGGAAACCGACGTGTTAAAATTCCGACTGTATCTTAGACGCGTCTGGGCGCAAGTTTTTGGAGAAATTACGTGCGCGGAGACTTTAACGCCGGGTAAATGCGCGACTACGCGGATCATCGATtcgctattatgtaataacgtttACTTTTCGCAAGAAGTTATTGCTTTCATGCTCCAACGAATGGAATTAGTTCTTTCAAAGTAGTTAGGGTAAAAATGCTTGGGAGAATGTGCTAGAACACGAGGATAATGTTCGTCCTATATTATGAATCGAGGACAGGAAAAGTATCGATAATACGACACCCACTTTTTTTTCTAATGATGTGCCTCATCGTTAATATAGTTTCGTTTTAATAAATGACAAGAAAGTGAATATACCATAGTCCGGTCATACGACAGGTGTATTTTCTTGGGAATCGATTCGAACGTGTTTCTTTTCACCTCTATTAAGCGGTAATTCGTCGTTATTCTCCGGGGAATTGCGATCAGTTTGCAGGAAAGCGTAGCAAAATTTCCGCTCGAATGATTTATCAATGACAGAAGAATTCTGTTCCGGAAGATCGAGAAAGTGAACTTTTTCCCTTTCTTGCGATAAGTACCAGATTTACATACTTCTGTTTTATAAAAATCTTTTTCCATCGATCGAAATAAATAGCCATCTTTCGCGTTTAAAAGAAATTCTTTCGTTCGAACTTGTATACTTCGTTGTAAGAAAATATCTGTGTTACTTCCGGTGACTCTTTACGTTCGAGGCGTGCGCATAGAATTAAGCGGATTGCAATTAACCTAAGGTATTGTCATAAAACGAAGCTTTTTGATTTACCGTTAAGGCCGTTAAGTGGTATACAACACCTACCAGTCAAGAGGTTCCTTATGGTTATTGCTCCATCAGATAGAATTTGGGGAAACATGGGTCATCACAGGTTCCCCAGGATTTCCATCACCACCGATTTTTCCTTTGCAACAGCATCGTCACCGTTACAGAAAAATGTTTAACTTTGTATCTTATAAGTTCTATTCAAGTTAAAACTTTTATTTTCCACGACTTTTATAATGTGAGAACGTTTTCTGAAAAAGTTCCACAGCCAATGTTTTAAATCGAATCTATTAAAAAGTTACACAGTTCTTTCGATTCATGACTTTTTCTCAATTCTCCGGTTGTCGAATAATCGATATGCGTCGTATGTATGCACTGTACATATACGAAAATTACTTTcttactttcttctttttcttaagGAATATCATGTTTGTAATTTCATTCTCAAACGAGTTTATTACATTTGGAAAAATTATGCATTTACCTAAAGGTTAAACGTGCAACGAACATTATCAATGCATGAGTCAGTAAAGGGCATTAAAATTGTCCGCGAGGATATCTTTAGAAATTGATTTGGAAAACAGAGGTATACACGTGCCTAGTTATTCACGGGACACGTTTCGGCACGTGTCATTTTTGTTCCTCTTTTGTCGCTCTTTTCGAATACGCTATGAATCATCGAACCTTTCCCCGCTGCCACTTTGATGTTCACCCATCGACGCGCTATTTATTATGAAACTGCTCGATTGTTTGTAGAAGCTTGAAGAATAAAGTACAGAACGTATCtgaaatattttaaagataGTCTGCCGTCAGATCGTAATGATCTCTGTTGACCTTTCTTTTAGTCGCTCTGGTAAAACAGCGCGATCAAATTAATTAATCCCTGTTGATGGGAATTGTTTTCGCATGAAACGCTGTAAACTAGCGTCGATGAAAAATTTCTTCCTAGGCCAAACCGTTTTTTCGAGATAACACGTGTGTAACGAAATTACTTTTAgattattctaaaaacgctCGTG is a window of Bombus affinis isolate iyBomAffi1 chromosome 12, iyBomAffi1.2, whole genome shotgun sequence DNA encoding:
- the LOC126922706 gene encoding uncharacterized protein LOC126922706; this translates as MMDQITELAPVHCYTNPSFCRQSEYIPEDHSDDLPPPPQFQSSDDLPPPPPPLQLQCNIGQSNPAFQEPTEGRIENSNGKDNRYCYLENNSGAAHRRYGSVPVEGHRAIYSQRSRYEYIQDEQRDQIQRRGSLRYEFIPHQQVQQRSAPVTNQDDGRELQMQSCRNNGGRYAVVPGDQDYQDEEIEWNSAKHVSSVRSHINTPQGRYTRVPLQEEDPPALPERNAQELSVSPRNNLATQKLHEILTTPRKPRSRSEERTLSPKRQQSFNQTGTPQRRALTPGGSPTGRTFSPTRCTPQGTPQNRTFSTRPQTSTPNKEPSARRCLPLLENPTRQQELCPASNCGRLRYVSTAPIDLVTIGHGDPPPRYAYVENGPESMPMVSGSPRYQVIPTGQKRNGYQSVESAFIARTAVVPPLSPPNSDANTTLASGLEKNDRKNAPLLLVLVGILTCGLALYLSWTQGRRYYYDSAAGCGVCCALAGACRTLRKTWTGLGLAGLSALSCAGLLLLAAKSPKSGTPLHDVTAGALCGVSLLGAVLALFALLSPRCNLGRHRRVHSWIPRLSP